Proteins from a genomic interval of Equus quagga isolate Etosha38 chromosome 11, UCLA_HA_Equagga_1.0, whole genome shotgun sequence:
- the NGFR gene encoding tumor necrosis factor receptor superfamily member 16: protein MRAGAAGCAMDGPRLLLLLLLLGVCLLGGAKEVCPTDLYTHSGECCKACNLGEGVAQPCGANQTVCEPCLDSVTFSDVVSATEPCKPCTECVGLQSMSAPCVEADDAVCRCAYGYYQDETTGRCEACQVCEAGSGLVFSCQDKQNTVCEECPDGTYSDEANHVDPCLPCTVCEDTERQLRECTRWADAECEEIPSRWITRATPPEGSDSTAPSTQEPEGPPEKDLVASTVADVVTTVMGSSQPVVTRGTTDNLIPVYCSILAAVVVGLVAYIAFKRWNSCKQNKQGANSRPVNQTPPPEGEKLHSDSGISVDSQSLHDQQPHTQTAAGQALKGDGGLYSSLPLAKREEVEKLLNGSAGDTWRHLAGELGYQPEHIDSFTHEACPVRALLASWAAQDSATFDALLTALRRIQRADIVESLCSESTATSPV, encoded by the exons ATGAGGGCAGGTGCCGCCGGCTGCGCCATGGACGGACCGcgccttctgctgctgcttctgctcttgGGG GTGTGCCTGCTGGGAGGTGCCAAGGAGGTGTGCCCCACAGACCTGTACACCCACAGCGGCGAGTGCTGCAAAGCCTGCAACCTGGGCGAGGGTGTGGCCCAGCCTTGTGGAGCCAACCAGACTGTGTGTGAACCCTGCCTGGACA GCGTGACGTTCTCGGACGTGGTGAGCGCCACAGAGCCATGTAAGCCGTGCACCGAGTGCGTGGGCCTGCAGAGCATGTCGGCGCCATGCGTGGAGGCCGACGACGCGGTGTGCCGCTGCGCCTATGGCTACTACCAGGACGAGACGACGGGCCGCTGCGAGGCGTGCCAGGTGTGCGAGGCGGGCTCGGGCCTCGTGTTCTCGTGCCAGGACAAGCAGAACACCGTGTGCGAGGAGTGCCCCGACGGCACGTACTCCGACGAGGCCAACCACGTGGACCCGTGCCTGCCCTGCACCGTGTGCGAGGACACCGAGCGCCAGCTGCGAGAGTGCACGCGCTGGGCCGACGCCGAGTGCGAGG AGATCCCCAGCCGTTGGATTACACGGGCCACGCCGCCGGAGGGCTCAGACAGCACTGCCCCCAGCACCCAGGAGCCCGAGGGACCTCCAGAGAAAGACCTTGTAGCCAGCACGGTGGCGGATGTGGTGACCACAGTGATGGGCAGCTCTCAGCCCGTGGTGACCCGAGGCACCACGGACAACCTCATCCCCGTCTATTGCTCCATCCTGGCCGCTGTGGTTGTGGGCCTTGTGGCCTACATCGCCTTCAAGAG GTGGAACAGCTGCAAGCAGAACAAGCAAGGAGCCAACAGCCGACCCGTGAACCAGACACCACCACCCGAGGGAGAAAAACTCCACAGCGACAGCGGCATCTCTGTGGACAGCCAGAGCCTGCATGACCAGCAGCCTCACACACAGACAGCCGCAGGCCAGG CCCTCAAGGGAGATGGAGGCCTCTACAGCAGCCTGCCACTGGCCAAGAGGGAAGAGGTGGAGAAGCTACTCAATGGCTCCGCAGGGGACACCTGGCGGCACCTGGCGGGTGAGCTGGGCTACCAGCCCGAGCACATAGACTCCTTCACCCACGAGGCCTGCCCCGTCCGCGCCCTGCTTGCCAGCTGGGCCGCCCAGGACAGTGCGACATTCGATGCCCTTCTGACCGCCCTGCGCCGCATCCAGCGAGCCGACATTGTCGAGAGCCTGTGCAGCGAGTCCACCGCCACATCCCCGGTGTGA